Genomic segment of Peribacillus frigoritolerans:
TCCGATAAAGAACAGACCGTGGAAATTTACGGACTGCTCGTTACGGCTATCGGAACTGTGCCAAAACCTGAATTCCCGACTTATGAACCTGGAGGCACACTTGCAGATGCCTTGAAGGAAACGCGTGATGTCTATTTTGAAGAAGAGGGATATGTAAATACGAACGTCTATAACCGGGAACTCATTCCGGCCTTTTCAGAAATCACGGGCCCTGCCATAGTGGATCAGCTTGATACAACGACTGTCATACCACCAAATTTCACGGCAAAAGTTGATAAATACAGAAACTTGATTCTTTCCCAAAATAAATAAAAAGAGGTGGATTTCATTGTCGAATAAACAGTTAGTTGGCCAATCTGGAGTTGGAACAGGCTTAGATCCGGTGACATTTGAAGTGATAAAAAATGGCTTCGTTAACCTTGTAGATCAGATGGCGGAACAAATCCTTCGGACATGCTATTCCTTCGTCATTTATAATCGGGATTTCAGCTGTGCTCTTTGTGATGCAGAAGGAAATACAGTCATGCAAGGGACGCAGGATATTTCGGTCCATGTAGGTACATTGCATCTAACGGCAAAGGCGGTAATAGAGGACTTCAAGGGTGATATCCATCCTGGGGACGTATTCTTGGTCAATGACCCGTATCGAGGCGGCACTCATTTCAATGACACACGGGTCCTCTTGCCTGTCTTCCATGAGAACAAGCTCATTGCGTTCATGCAGACGAATGGACACTGGGCCGACATGGGGGGATCGACACCTGGCTCCTTTGATATCAATGCCAAGGAACATTTCGGCGAGGGGGTAAGGATTCCGCCGCTTAGGATTTATAGTAAAGGAACATTTTTAAAAGATGTGGTCAATGTACTCGCTTTGAACATGCGCGTCCCTGAAGAACGTGTCGGCGATTTGCGTGCTCAAGTGGAAGCGGCCAAAGTAGGGGAGCGCCAGTTGTTTGCCATCATCGAGAAGTATGGAATCGATACGACTTTGTCCGCCTTTTCGGAAGTGCAGAATTATGTGGAGCGCCTGGCCAGGGCCAAGGTTGCTGCTTTACCGAATGGAACCTGGGAGACCGTTGATTATATTGATATGGACCCGGAAGCCGGAGACGGTCTGATTCCAATCCGAGTTAAGATGACCATCACGGATGACGAGATCCTTTATGATCTTTCTGGATCGCATTCTTATATCGGCTGCTTTTTGAATGCCGGTTTCGGAGCATCTTTATCAGCGGCATACTCAGGAACCAAGACATTCTTTCCTGAAATACCCCTGAACTCAGGCTTTTACAGAGTGGTGAAAATCGAACTGCCGGAAAACTCCGTAGTCAATGCCCCGGCACCGATTGCCGTAACCGGTTTTTGTTCAGGGGCCTATGAAAAAATCATGAGTGCGTGCTTCGAACTCTGGTCCAACATCATGCCGGAAAGAGCGATCGCATGCTCATTTAACCTGGAGTATTTACTTATCGGCGGTTGGGATCAACGCCAGGAGCAGGATAAATACTTCATGTGGTACGACTGGATGGCAGGCGGTCATGGAGGCCGCTATGATCGGGACGGTGTGAACGCCACTTCGCCGACATTCGGTTTGGGACTCAGCGTACAGCCATGCGAAGGACAAGAGAGATTGTCGCCAGTCGTGACGATGAAGCATGAAATCATTACCGACTCTGCCGGACCGGGTAAATACCGCGGCGGTTGCGGTGTAGAAAAGGGCGGTACACTCACCAATGTCAAAAACACGGTCATGTCCTATTGCTGTGACCGTTCCCGTTCAATAACATGGGGGATTTTTGGAGGGCTTCCTTCTTCCCCTCATGGAGCATGGCTGAATCCGGGCAAGGAAGACGAACGATATTTAGGTGCGATTTTCTCAAATGTAAAAGTACAGCAAGGGGATTCCTTTGTGCGTCCATCCGCTGGGGGCGGGGGACTGGGAGATCCGCTTGAAAGAAGTCCCGAAGATGTTTTGGAAGATGTTATCGATGAGTATGTTTCAATTGAGCGAGCTAAAAAAGATTATGGAGTCGTGATCAAGGAAATCGATAAAGATCTCGATTTATTCGAAATAGATCTTGAAGCAACGAAACAAGCTAGGGCTTATATCAGAAACAACCGCAAACAATGGCTTGAGGAAAACATACAAAGCGTGGAAGATAAATTCGCCAAGGGCGAGCTGGATAGTCTCGATGTCATTCGCCAGTATGGTGTCATCATCGATTATGCAACGAATAAAGTCCTGCCAGAATCAACAAAACAGTTCCGTGAATCCATGAAAACCCGTTCATTGGCTTATTGGAAGTAACGTGAAAATCATTAGGGAACCTTAGACTGCAGACGAACTCGTCGAAAACGAGTTTGCCTGCAGTTTTTTCCTTTAAAAAAGGTTCAGTTGATTTCAGAAATCCGCTCCCTTTCCGCCGAATGCCTGCGGAAAGCGAGTGTCTGGAGCGGAAATCACCATCCAAATTGTATAGGTTCCGAAGACATTCTTAATGGAAACCCATCAATTCCTTTACATGTTTACAATTATCTTTTGAAGTGAGCATTTCCAAGAGCGTAAAGGCAACATCGAATGCTGTGGAAGGATTGTAGGATGTAATGATATTGTCCGTGACGACAATCGGTTCATTCACCACAATCGCACCATAATCTTTTAGCTGGCCCTGTCTCTTACTGGTTGGATGGTTGTACGTAGTGGCCTTTCTTCCGTTCAAAATCCCGCTTTTTCCTAGTGGGAGAGAACCTACACAAATGGTTGCTATGATTTTGTTCTTATTATGAAAATAATTGATTACATCAAGAAACCTTTGATCATAGGCATCCTCATAGAAACCGGCTTCTTCAAAACCTCCTGGAATGGCCAAAGCATCGAAGTCATCAAGGTTCACTTCATCGATCGTCAATTCGGGCTTCACGATGAAATTCCATGTGCATTTCAATTGTTCATGTAGTCCAACGGTAACCAGATCAGTGGTACCATCACCCTCTAATTTATTCCAGCCCAATACATCTGTAAACACACTCGCTTCAACCGCTTCGAATCCATTGGATAGCAGCAGCAATACTTTTTTCATAGCAGAAACCCCCTTATATATATTGTGTTAATTATATAAAAAGCAAATTTCCTGATACATACGATTAATTACGTAATCATTCCTTTTCTATTTATTTTATAATGTATTTGAAAGGAATCAGTTAATAATAAAAAGTAGGGGTGATTGAATTGGATCGAACGGATAAAAAAATACTTTCCTTACTGGAGAATAATGGTCGAATGTCCATGAAAGAACTGGCACATGAAGTTTCCTTAACGGCTCCAGCAACGAAAGAACGTGTGAATAAATTAGAGGAAAGCGGAGTGATAAAAGGTTATAAAACGGAAATATCCCTTGAAAAACTTGATAGAAGCATAACGGCATTCATATTATTCGAAACGGATCGATGCAAAGACTTTTATCAATTCAGCTTGAGCCATCCGGAAGTTTTGGAATGCCACCGGTTAGCCGGTCAATACAGTTATCTTATTAAAATAAGTACATTTTCCATGGAAACGCTGGAAGACTTCGTTGATGAAGCCATTAAATATGGGAAATCGTCCACCCATCTGATATTCTCTTCCGCATTGAAAAATGTTTTTTCAGGAGATGAGATGTAACCGGCTTAACCATTTACTTGCCACCTTTTTAATATATGATCAATTAGCAGGAAAAAACTCCACCAATATAGAAAGTAAATAGTAACAAAAATCACAGTTGGATATTCAAAAAGGGAGTGGAGAAGAGTGAGTTTTGTTTATGACGAAGATAAAATAATGGAATTCCTTTTGCAGAATAAAAGTGAGTTTGAAGAATATCTTTTATCAGCAGCAGTCAATGTCAGGGATAAAATCGAAGAAATTTTACTGATTGGAAATGTCGACCTTTTGAATAATGCACATAAGCTCATTCGATATATAGTGGAACAGAATGAAACGGATATGATTGCATTTGCCGAAAAAGAGGGAGTTACGTGGGCAACCCACTCCTTGACGCTTTCATTCAAGCTGGAATGGATTCAAGCCCTTCGCAGAACGCTTTGGACCTTTCTTTATAAGTTTGAACAAGATAAGAAAGCGTTTATTGAGGATTCCAAGGTCTTTTTTGAATTAGAGAAAAGAGTGAATGAAAGTGTTGATGTTTTTCTTAAATCCTTTTTCGTCAGTTACTCTGATTATAAAGACAAATTGATTCTCGCTCAGCAAAACTTGGTGGAAAATCTATCCGTCCCTATCATTCCCGTCACTTCCACCACCTGTGTCCTTCCGTTAATCGGGACAATCGATCATTCACGAATACAGATAATCGAAGAAAAAGTATTGATGGAGATAGGTAAACTGCGGATACAGACATTGATCTTGGATTTGTCCGGTATCATCGAAATAGAAGTTGAAATGATCGATGATCTGATGAAAATCCTCGATGGAACGGCAATGATGGGGTGTAAAGCTGTGGTGACTGGATTACGCCCAGAGGTTGTTACGAAAATGATCCGTTCAGGGATTCAGCTCGATAAAGCAGAAACAAAGGGTACACTGCAACAGGCTTTGAAGGACTATCTTGTAGTTACTTAAATCGTGAAGTGGGAGTCGCCATGTTTTGGTGACTTTTTTTTGTAGGTAATTTGGAATATTAAGGAAGTTTATTTACAGTTTTATCTTATTAAAATAAGTAAATGGAATGGGGAAAGGAAGCTCCGAACAGAACTGAATCTTGGTTCCAGAAATCAGCTCCCTTTACGCCGACTGACTGCCAAGCCCTCATCAAAGGAAGCATCAAGAGGGTCTCGTCTAGCCGGTTATCGGCAGGAGTGCCGATTTTTTTAATCATGGTTCGGGGTGAATCTATTCCGAACCCCAAATTGTTGATAAATTCAAGAAAATCCAGTTTTCCTACAGTTTTTTCTAAAAAAACATTCCATTTGATCTCCGTCGGAGACTTTATTCGACCGCTGCCGGAGTTATTCGACCTACCCGGCAGTTTATTCGACCTACCCGGCAGTATATTCGACCGCTGCCGGAGTTATTCGACCTGCCCGGCAGTTTATTCGACCGTTCACAAATTTATTCGACTCCACTTCATTTAGTCGGATTCCGGAGCATTTGTCTTGCGGTCCAAGCATTAAATCGCGCTCCCGATTGTTTGCAAAGCCCTCATCAAAGCAAGCATCAAGCGGGCTAGTCTAGCCAGTTATCGGAAGGGATTTTGCGAATTTCCTCAATGGAGGTTTTTTTGTTTCACTTCAGTAAGGAATAGACATATGTATCATGAGGGATACCGTTTTGGTAAATATAACTCCTTAATATTCCTTCCTGGATGAAGCCCTGCTTAAGAAAGAGCTCACTTGATGGCAGGTTTTCAAGAAAAACGACCGCGCCGATGCGGGTTGAATCAAGGTCGTTGAAACCGATTCCCCATCGTATCGCTCGTTTTTCACGGTGGTTTTTCGCAAAAGATGCTACAATATCCTTCGCCTGTTCGACATTTTCCAATGAGTCCTGGCCATAAAAGCGGGTGACTTCATCTTTTGATAAACATTGGAAAAGAGCTTCCGCATCACTTTCATGAATTTCCCGTAAGCGTAGCCTTTCCGTGTTCAATAAAGGAAACATTTTTTTCTCCTCCTATATCAGTTTTATATCCATTCGGGCTCCGCGAAGGTTTTTCCTTTATTATGAAGTGCCTATTTTTCCGGTAATTTCTGTGGTAATCGGACAAGCTAACATTAGATGCATTAAACAGTTCAACCTAAAAAAAGCATTAATGAAGGGGAGATAGATCATGGGAAAAAAACATCGCAACCGTATCGCTTCACCGAAAAAGAATAACCATATTCCGAAAGCGGATATCATTGCAGAACATGAAGCGCACGGTAAAGAATACTCTGCGAATAAACGAAAGAACGGTCCTGGCTCCAATACAGATTGAGAAAACTTAGTGACCGCTCTAGCCTTTAAGGGCAGGGCGGTCATTTGTGTTTCTTGCCATCAAAGGGTTCATCCTTTATCTTAAAGAATGAAGAACCATTGAAGGGAGTTAGGATGATGAAAGCACTTGTCTTTGATGATTTCGGCGGGCCGGAAGTTCTGTCTGTAAGGGAAATTGCAGAACCTGAACATTCAAAATCAGCCGTGATCGTTCGAATGAAAGCAATCGGATTGAATTTTGCTGATGTATATAGAAGGAAAGGAAATTATCATTTGGTGGGTGATCCCCCATTCATTCTAGGGTATGAGGGAGCAGGGGTCATCGAATATGTCGGGGAAGATGTCCATCATGTGAAAGCAGGAGATCGTGTCGGGTTCGCTGATGTTCCCCATGCAAACGCGGAGCTGGTTTCAGTTCCAGCTGATAAACTGTTACCGCTGCCTGAGGGCATTTCCTTTGAAACGGCCGCTTCCGTTTTACTTCAAGGATTGACTGCCCAATATTTAACTCATGACAGCCATCCGGTTAAACAAGGGGAAACCATTCTGGTCCATGCCGCTGCAGGTGGAGTCGGTCAATTACTGACACAGATGATCAGGATGAAGGGCGGTCAGGTCATTGGCTTGACCTCATCGAATGATAAAGCGGCTGTTGCCAAGCAAATGGGTGCGGATCATGTTTTCCTTTACGGATCGGACTGGGTGGATTCCATTAAGGATGTAACCGGCGGTAAAGGTGTTGATGTTGTTTATGAATCAGTGGGCCAAACCTTGATGGATAGTTTCAGTGCGGCCAAGACTGGAGGAACTGTCGTATTTTTTGGGATGGCAGGCGGTGATCCAGAAAAAATCGACCCGAGAATGTTAATGGATACATCCAAGGCATTAATTGGTGGTGACCTTTGGAATGTCCTGACTACCCATGAAGAACGGACAAGAAGAACAGCAGAGCTATTCCAATGGATTCTGTCAGGGGAAATCCTCATCAAAGAACCGACTCTTTTTTCGTTGGAAAATGGGGCGGATGCACATCGACTTCTTGAAAGCCGGAAAAGTTCGGGGAAAATATTATTAATACCATAGCAAATCATGAGGGCTTTCCATTCTAAATGGGGGCCCATTTCTTTTGGTGGTCTGCCGAGATTCAACCCCTTATTCATACTGATGATCAGAACATTTTTCAGTTCCTTTATATAGACCCATTCTAAGACCCTTAGAATAACTCCATAATAAATACCCGTGCCCTTACACGGGTTATGGCCTGCTGTCAAAACAACTTGATGACCAAATTGGCTTATCTACAAGATCCATATGCAACACACGAATTCAGAGGAGAAATCCACAATGGGCCAATAACCAAACAACAATCGTCATTCTTCAATTCACAGGCTTTCGTTACAAGCAAAAAAAGAGAACGGATCCGTTCTCTCTTGGAAAACTTATGAATAGCCATATTAGGGAATGAAGAGAAGATCGAGACGCTCCTTTTGAATCGCGAAATAAGATTGGAGGGTTTCCTTTTTCTTTGTGAGAGGAAAGTTCCGGACAGCCGGGGCCACTGCATGATTGCCGAATTTAAGAACCAAGGTCAACAGCCTATCCAACTGGCCATATGTATCGTTTCTAATGCGAGCCATATATTCGCAGCAACCTGCTTACAATCATCGGTACTTTTCCTTTTTCCTTCTGCCCGTAAATCTTCGGTCACTGTCTTTACACGGGAAATGAGCCATGTATCGCACCAGTCGTTCAGTACATTGCGGATGAAGTCTGCTTGCTGGTACTTATGGAGAATGGGCTCGATATGTTTTGCCATTTCCAAATCATTCACTACCCGGCGAAGAGATTTCTCTGAGATGTTTCTATGAAAATGGACGCGTTCAAGCAGGCTTTTGATGGATTCTGCCTGGTGGGCATACTTGACCATCTGTTCCAATGTTTCATTGTACATGATCTTGCTTAAATAAGCAGAGGCTTGTTTTGGGGCAAGAAGCAACTGCTTATTAGCAGGAAGCGCCTGGCCAAATTTTTTAAGAGAATGAGAATAGACGAAACGGGCTAACTTCTGCAGTTCCTTTTGGATATCATTGGAGATGTTTGTCGCTTCTTGCAGAAAGGAACGGAAAATATATTTACCGACCCGTTCCAATTCCCTGCATACAGAATCATTGATATGCCCAAGATAGCCAGAGTTAAAAATCGTTCTCCGCAATAATGCCCGTTCCGCCCTATTTTCCTTATAGTGCTCCAAGACGCCTTCGGTAAAGGTGAACACCAGAACTTCTTTCTTTGAAAAAGCTCTGCTCGCAAAAGAAATCTTCACGATTTGGCCTAAAGCGTCATGGATTGCAGCGACTGCATCCAATAAGCGCTGCCTTGTGAATGGTGAGCGGGAATCAGGAACGATTTCATGATAATCGAACAGGACTTCTTCAGACTTCAAAACGGACATTCGAAAGGCACCCATAAGCAGCAGCCGTTTTCCATGAATCGTTAAGGCTTTGAAAGCAGCGCTATAAAAGAAACGGTATTTCTTGCAATAACGGTCCGTGTTCCTGTTATAGTCAAGATTACTTGCAGGTCCAAGGTTAAACTTGTATAAAACATCTTCACCTTGATGAACAGGCATAAACACTTTTTTTAGTGATCCTTGTGGTGCGGTGAATTTATGGATGATCTGCCTTAAGTACTTTTCTGTCGTTCCGACTCCCCGGGCCATCATATGAAGCGGGCTCTGAATGACCCCGTCCCAATCACTGTGGAGCAAGGCGTACAAACACGTATTGAATTCAGTGGAGGATACATTTCTTAATAGGTATTGGTATGTTTCTTCATAAATCATATGGCTTCGCCCCCTTTGGCATCCATTCTTTTCTAGAGTCTATATAAACATTGAATTGGTAAAAGTAGCATCGTTGGAGTAAATAGTTTTTGACGTAATTTCGCTAGATTTAAAAAATAGTAAAATAGTTGCACAAAAGTGGTAAAATGGGTAAATAGGAACATACATGACAAGGAGAGATTTTTCAAACTATGATACTTTCACTACTCGGTTTCATCTTAAAAGGAATTTTAATGAAAATACCATTTGCCATACTGGGACTTTCCTTGATTCCGCAGAGATGGATAAACGCAATTACCAAAAAGGATATACCTTTTTTCATTGAACAAGTTTTGAGACTTTTAGTTTCTGCTGCCGTATTGTTTTTCGTTATCGATATCATGCTGCTGGATCTTACTGCCGCTGCATTCTTTTCGAGTTTTGCCATTATTCTAGGGCTCATTCTCATCATCGATTCAAGAATGTATATGTACAGTGCCAGTGAATCTTCAAGCACCAGACGGAATCGGAGGGGAAATGAAGGGGCAAAGCAGCAAAAAACACCTTGGAACGTACATTTCAACAGCTTGATAGGTGTCGTTTTGATTGCAGCATGGGTCATCATGCTGTTTTACCCGATCACTTTTGCCGCAGATCTGC
This window contains:
- a CDS encoding quinone oxidoreductase family protein; translated protein: MKALVFDDFGGPEVLSVREIAEPEHSKSAVIVRMKAIGLNFADVYRRKGNYHLVGDPPFILGYEGAGVIEYVGEDVHHVKAGDRVGFADVPHANAELVSVPADKLLPLPEGISFETAASVLLQGLTAQYLTHDSHPVKQGETILVHAAAGGVGQLLTQMIRMKGGQVIGLTSSNDKAAVAKQMGADHVFLYGSDWVDSIKDVTGGKGVDVVYESVGQTLMDSFSAAKTGGTVVFFGMAGGDPEKIDPRMLMDTSKALIGGDLWNVLTTHEERTRRTAELFQWILSGEILIKEPTLFSLENGADAHRLLESRKSSGKILLIP
- a CDS encoding hydantoinase B/oxoprolinase family protein, producing the protein MSNKQLVGQSGVGTGLDPVTFEVIKNGFVNLVDQMAEQILRTCYSFVIYNRDFSCALCDAEGNTVMQGTQDISVHVGTLHLTAKAVIEDFKGDIHPGDVFLVNDPYRGGTHFNDTRVLLPVFHENKLIAFMQTNGHWADMGGSTPGSFDINAKEHFGEGVRIPPLRIYSKGTFLKDVVNVLALNMRVPEERVGDLRAQVEAAKVGERQLFAIIEKYGIDTTLSAFSEVQNYVERLARAKVAALPNGTWETVDYIDMDPEAGDGLIPIRVKMTITDDEILYDLSGSHSYIGCFLNAGFGASLSAAYSGTKTFFPEIPLNSGFYRVVKIELPENSVVNAPAPIAVTGFCSGAYEKIMSACFELWSNIMPERAIACSFNLEYLLIGGWDQRQEQDKYFMWYDWMAGGHGGRYDRDGVNATSPTFGLGLSVQPCEGQERLSPVVTMKHEIITDSAGPGKYRGGCGVEKGGTLTNVKNTVMSYCCDRSRSITWGIFGGLPSSPHGAWLNPGKEDERYLGAIFSNVKVQQGDSFVRPSAGGGGLGDPLERSPEDVLEDVIDEYVSIERAKKDYGVVIKEIDKDLDLFEIDLEATKQARAYIRNNRKQWLEENIQSVEDKFAKGELDSLDVIRQYGVIIDYATNKVLPESTKQFRESMKTRSLAYWK
- a CDS encoding Lrp/AsnC family transcriptional regulator — translated: MDRTDKKILSLLENNGRMSMKELAHEVSLTAPATKERVNKLEESGVIKGYKTEISLEKLDRSITAFILFETDRCKDFYQFSLSHPEVLECHRLAGQYSYLIKISTFSMETLEDFVDEAIKYGKSSTHLIFSSALKNVFSGDEM
- a CDS encoding STAS domain-containing protein yields the protein MSFVYDEDKIMEFLLQNKSEFEEYLLSAAVNVRDKIEEILLIGNVDLLNNAHKLIRYIVEQNETDMIAFAEKEGVTWATHSLTLSFKLEWIQALRRTLWTFLYKFEQDKKAFIEDSKVFFELEKRVNESVDVFLKSFFVSYSDYKDKLILAQQNLVENLSVPIIPVTSTTCVLPLIGTIDHSRIQIIEEKVLMEIGKLRIQTLILDLSGIIEIEVEMIDDLMKILDGTAMMGCKAVVTGLRPEVVTKMIRSGIQLDKAETKGTLQQALKDYLVVT
- a CDS encoding GNAT family N-acetyltransferase, which produces MFPLLNTERLRLREIHESDAEALFQCLSKDEVTRFYGQDSLENVEQAKDIVASFAKNHREKRAIRWGIGFNDLDSTRIGAVVFLENLPSSELFLKQGFIQEGILRSYIYQNGIPHDTYVYSLLK
- a CDS encoding DJ-1/PfpI family protein; the encoded protein is MKKVLLLLSNGFEAVEASVFTDVLGWNKLEGDGTTDLVTVGLHEQLKCTWNFIVKPELTIDEVNLDDFDALAIPGGFEEAGFYEDAYDQRFLDVINYFHNKNKIIATICVGSLPLGKSGILNGRKATTYNHPTSKRQGQLKDYGAIVVNEPIVVTDNIITSYNPSTAFDVAFTLLEMLTSKDNCKHVKELMGFH